One region of Haloprofundus salilacus genomic DNA includes:
- a CDS encoding winged helix DNA-binding domain-containing protein, whose protein sequence is MEPTVSPELTAATAARYRLRSQRLVPRTDDQTTVSNLLTAVSGIQAQEKPAAALGVRARSSTLTKADLERALYEERSVVRTWCIRGALHLVAASDLALLLPIFGSTFVSRGPEPKRLEAMGLDEAAIDRAMEVIRDALREEGPLTREEIARVLRESGVGVDSESQAPYHLVRRAALLGILCEVAPKEGQTAYDLLDEWVQFDDPPDRQDALVELARRYLRAFQPASMDDFAAWSGLYVRDVKLAWGLVADETTEVTVDGTQAAMLTDDLEAYESATKPTNSTDSRGAADAADRVRLVPGYDSYLLGYEKENRPIPREHESRVWPGAGIIRPTLVVDGHVTGTWRLDRSRATTAAVVDPFEPFDPDLEVPLRDEVEDVGRFLDIEIELRFVD, encoded by the coding sequence ATGGAACCGACCGTGTCACCCGAACTCACCGCCGCCACCGCCGCCCGCTACCGCCTCCGCTCGCAGCGTCTCGTGCCGCGCACAGACGACCAGACGACCGTCTCGAACCTTCTCACCGCCGTCTCCGGCATCCAGGCCCAAGAGAAACCGGCGGCCGCACTCGGCGTGCGCGCACGAAGTAGCACGCTGACCAAGGCGGACCTCGAACGCGCGCTGTACGAGGAGCGGTCGGTCGTCAGGACGTGGTGCATTCGCGGAGCGCTCCACCTCGTCGCCGCTTCGGATCTCGCGCTGTTGCTCCCGATATTCGGGTCGACGTTCGTCTCCCGGGGACCGGAGCCGAAACGACTCGAAGCGATGGGTCTCGACGAGGCCGCAATCGACCGCGCGATGGAGGTGATCCGCGACGCACTCCGCGAGGAAGGACCGCTCACCCGCGAGGAGATCGCTCGCGTCCTCCGCGAAAGCGGCGTCGGCGTCGACTCCGAAAGTCAAGCGCCGTATCATCTGGTCCGCCGCGCCGCGCTGCTCGGGATTCTCTGCGAAGTCGCGCCCAAGGAGGGACAGACGGCCTACGACCTGCTCGACGAGTGGGTGCAGTTCGACGACCCGCCGGACAGGCAGGACGCGCTCGTCGAACTCGCCCGCCGCTACCTCCGGGCGTTCCAGCCCGCGTCGATGGACGATTTCGCGGCGTGGTCGGGGCTGTACGTGCGCGATGTGAAGCTCGCGTGGGGCCTCGTCGCCGACGAAACGACCGAGGTAACCGTCGACGGAACGCAAGCCGCGATGCTCACTGACGACCTCGAAGCGTACGAGTCGGCGACGAAGCCGACGAACTCGACCGATTCGCGCGGTGCGGCCGACGCGGCCGACCGCGTCCGACTCGTCCCTGGCTACGATTCCTACCTGCTCGGCTACGAGAAGGAGAACCGCCCGATACCGAGAGAACACGAATCGCGCGTCTGGCCGGGTGCGGGCATCATCCGTCCGACGCTCGTCGTCGACGGCCACGTCACCGGAACATGGCGACTCGACCGCTCGCGAGCGACGACGGCAGCCGTCGTCGACCCGTTCGAGCCGTTCGACCCCGACCTCGAAGTGCCGCTCCGAGACGAAGTCGAGGACGTGGGCCGGTTTCTCGACATCGAAATCGAACTCCGATTCGTCGACTGA
- a CDS encoding N-acyl homoserine lactonase family protein, translating into MVDASIHLLDRGRVRADMNYVVDGYAMASAENPDPDHDIAEFVVWSAVVDHPEATVLWDTGSHPEAADGYWPAPLYGAFEHYDAADHDLESDLDAAGYDLGDVDAVVMSHLHLDHAGGLRNFADTDVPVYVHEEELKFAYYSAKTTEGSVAYLASDFDHDLNWEIVHRHRTTLFDDFELLHLPGHTPGVMGAKIDLPDETVLVAGDECYVDANYTDEVPLGPGLLWSDRDWFDSLQLVKELQRRHDADVLYGHDLERFESFDGGWNR; encoded by the coding sequence ATGGTTGACGCCAGCATCCACTTGCTCGACCGCGGACGTGTCCGCGCAGACATGAACTACGTCGTCGACGGCTACGCGATGGCCAGCGCCGAGAACCCCGACCCCGACCACGATATCGCGGAGTTCGTCGTCTGGAGCGCCGTCGTCGACCACCCGGAGGCGACGGTGCTGTGGGACACCGGGTCGCACCCGGAGGCGGCCGACGGCTACTGGCCCGCGCCACTGTACGGCGCGTTCGAACATTACGACGCCGCCGACCACGACCTCGAATCCGACCTCGACGCCGCGGGCTACGACCTCGGCGACGTCGACGCCGTCGTGATGAGCCACCTGCACCTCGACCACGCGGGCGGCCTCCGCAACTTCGCGGACACCGACGTCCCCGTCTACGTCCACGAGGAGGAACTGAAGTTCGCCTACTACAGCGCGAAGACGACGGAAGGCTCCGTCGCCTACCTCGCCTCGGACTTCGACCACGATCTGAACTGGGAGATAGTCCACCGCCACCGGACGACGCTGTTTGACGACTTCGAACTCCTCCACCTGCCCGGTCACACCCCCGGCGTGATGGGCGCGAAAATCGACCTCCCCGACGAGACAGTGCTCGTCGCCGGTGACGAGTGTTACGTCGACGCCAACTACACTGACGAGGTGCCGTTGGGTCCGGGCCTACTGTGGAGCGACCGCGACTGGTTCGACAGCCTCCAACTCGTCAAGGAACTCCAGCGTCGCCACGACGCGGACGTGCTGTACGGCCACGACCTCGAACGGTTCGAGTCGTTCGACGGCGGGTGGAACCGCTAA
- a CDS encoding MFS transporter yields MRTPSLDAVRGFRRPVYLVSLGQLVNLFGSGLVYPFATVHFHLEVGISLGVVGFGLLLNNVATAVGTAVGGFAADRIGRKPVMVTSMALSTLTLAAYAAVTNAAGFVAVATAAGLTLGLFPPASQAMIADLTDGSERDRAFALLKVANNAGFGLGFVVGGVLYTIAQLAVFVADGLTCGVVAVLLWATLPRVRRGDDGTSSETTAASSLASALSDWRRAVTRPRIVFLALLNVGFAVMYAQMQATVPVVATETLGLTSAELGTLYVLNPIVIVTLQLPLVAAVADWRRTRGLVVSAGFWAAAMLAVWVVALGPVVGASIPVAAGVALVGTFLVLRTLGEILHSPLVSSLASDISSEAKRGTGLSLVEIAKRLGFGIGAALGGAFFDLGIEVWLWPTLALGCVGLAVGVLALERRVTPAENGAARAATAD; encoded by the coding sequence GTGCGAACCCCATCGTTGGACGCCGTGCGCGGCTTTCGTCGGCCGGTTTATCTCGTCTCGCTCGGCCAACTTGTCAACCTGTTCGGCTCCGGTCTCGTCTACCCGTTCGCGACGGTTCACTTCCACCTCGAGGTCGGCATCTCGCTCGGCGTCGTCGGCTTCGGTCTCCTCCTCAACAACGTCGCCACCGCGGTCGGCACCGCAGTCGGCGGGTTCGCCGCCGACCGAATCGGCCGCAAGCCTGTGATGGTGACGAGCATGGCGCTGTCGACGCTGACCCTCGCCGCCTACGCCGCGGTGACGAACGCGGCCGGTTTCGTCGCCGTTGCGACGGCCGCCGGACTGACGCTCGGTCTCTTTCCGCCCGCGAGTCAGGCGATGATAGCCGATTTGACCGACGGGAGCGAACGCGACAGAGCCTTCGCGCTCCTGAAGGTCGCCAACAACGCCGGGTTCGGTCTCGGATTCGTCGTGGGCGGCGTCCTCTACACCATCGCGCAGTTGGCCGTCTTCGTCGCCGACGGACTCACCTGCGGCGTCGTCGCAGTGTTGCTCTGGGCGACGCTGCCGCGGGTTCGACGCGGCGACGACGGAACGAGTTCGGAGACCACCGCGGCGTCCTCACTGGCGTCGGCGCTGTCGGACTGGCGACGCGCTGTCACGCGACCGCGAATTGTCTTTCTCGCGCTTCTCAACGTCGGCTTCGCGGTAATGTACGCACAGATGCAGGCGACGGTCCCCGTTGTCGCTACCGAGACGCTCGGCCTTACGTCGGCCGAACTTGGGACGCTCTACGTGCTCAACCCGATAGTCATCGTCACGCTCCAGTTGCCGCTCGTCGCCGCCGTCGCCGACTGGCGACGGACCCGGGGACTGGTCGTCTCGGCGGGTTTCTGGGCGGCGGCGATGCTCGCCGTCTGGGTCGTTGCGCTCGGCCCCGTCGTCGGCGCGTCAATTCCGGTCGCTGCAGGCGTCGCACTCGTCGGCACGTTTCTCGTGCTCCGGACGCTCGGCGAGATTCTACACTCGCCGCTTGTCTCCTCGCTCGCCAGCGACATCTCCTCCGAGGCCAAGCGCGGGACAGGTCTCTCGCTCGTCGAAATCGCCAAACGGCTCGGCTTCGGTATCGGCGCAGCTCTCGGCGGCGCGTTCTTCGATCTGGGGATCGAGGTCTGGCTGTGGCCGACGCTCGCGCTCGGATGCGTCGGTCTCGCCGTCGGCGTGCTGGCGCTGGAGCGTCGCGTGACGCCCGCCGAGAACGGGGCGGCGCGAGCGGCGACGGCGGACTGA
- a CDS encoding UPF0058 family protein translates to MKKQELVQFHSLLVLLGQEYIRRGDATRADFEPYRDIGVTPMSLQASRADHEEAVSTLAHILASLSVSGETTTRSAVSFE, encoded by the coding sequence ATGAAAAAGCAGGAACTCGTCCAGTTCCACTCCCTGCTCGTCCTCCTTGGCCAGGAGTACATCCGGCGCGGCGACGCGACCCGGGCGGACTTCGAGCCGTACCGCGACATCGGCGTCACGCCGATGTCGCTGCAGGCGTCGCGGGCCGACCACGAGGAGGCAGTGTCGACGCTGGCTCACATTCTCGCCTCGCTCTCGGTGTCGGGCGAGACGACGACTCGCTCGGCAGTCTCGTTCGAGTGA